The following coding sequences lie in one Klebsiella huaxiensis genomic window:
- the fbaB gene encoding class I fructose-bisphosphate aldolase produces the protein MTDITQLLGKDADTLLQHRCMTIPADQLYLPGSDYVDRVMVDNNRPPAVLRNMQTLYNTGRLAGTGYLSILPVDQGVEHSAGASFAANPLYFDPKNIVELAIEAGCNCVASTYGVLASVSRRYAHRIPFLVKLNHNETLSYPTEYDQTLYASVEQAFNMGAVAVGATIYFGSEQSRRQLEEISVAFERAHELGLVTVLWAYLRNPAFKKDGVDYHVSADLTGQANHLAATIGADIVKQKMAENNGGYKAVNFGYTDDRVYSKLTTENPIDLVRYQLANCYMGRAGLINSGGAAGGETDLSDAVRTAVINKRAGGMGLILGRKAFKKSMADGVKLINAVQDVYLDSKVTIA, from the coding sequence ATGACCGATATTACGCAGTTGCTTGGCAAAGATGCCGACACGCTTTTACAGCACCGTTGTATGACTATTCCAGCCGACCAGCTCTATTTGCCGGGCTCGGACTATGTCGATCGGGTGATGGTTGATAACAATCGTCCGCCGGCGGTGCTGCGTAATATGCAAACCCTCTATAACACCGGACGCCTGGCGGGAACCGGGTATCTGTCTATCCTGCCGGTTGATCAGGGTGTAGAGCATTCTGCTGGCGCTTCTTTTGCCGCTAACCCGCTGTACTTTGATCCGAAAAATATCGTCGAACTGGCTATTGAAGCCGGTTGCAACTGCGTGGCCTCCACCTATGGCGTGCTGGCCTCGGTGTCGCGCCGCTACGCGCACCGTATCCCCTTCCTGGTCAAACTGAACCATAACGAAACGCTGAGCTACCCGACTGAATACGACCAGACGCTGTACGCCAGCGTTGAACAGGCGTTCAATATGGGAGCCGTGGCGGTAGGGGCGACTATCTATTTCGGTTCTGAACAGTCTCGCCGTCAGCTTGAGGAAATTTCTGTGGCCTTTGAGCGCGCGCATGAACTGGGCCTGGTGACCGTGCTGTGGGCCTATCTGCGTAACCCGGCATTCAAGAAAGATGGCGTCGATTATCACGTTTCCGCCGACTTAACCGGCCAGGCCAACCATCTGGCAGCCACTATCGGCGCGGATATTGTGAAGCAGAAAATGGCGGAGAATAACGGCGGCTATAAAGCGGTGAACTTCGGCTATACCGATGACCGGGTTTACAGCAAATTAACCACCGAGAACCCGATTGATCTGGTGCGCTATCAGCTGGCGAACTGCTATATGGGTCGTGCCGGGCTGATTAACTCCGGCGGCGCGGCGGGCGGTGAAACCGATCTGTCCGATGCTGTACGTACGGCGGTTATCAATAAACGCGCGGGCGGCATGGGGCTGATCCTGGGCCGTAAGGCATTTAAGAAATCGATGGCTGACGGCGTGAAGCTGATTAATGCCGTGCAGGATGTTTATCTGGATAGCAAAGTCACTATCGCCTGA
- a CDS encoding FGGY-family carbohydrate kinase, whose amino-acid sequence MQSNTQNIIGVDVGSGSVRAGVFNLQGELLAHATREITLFRSAGSVVEQSSREIWQAVCYCIKTAVTSAGVAPSSIAGIGFDATCSLVVIGENNAPLAVGPSEDPDRNIIVWMDHRATGQAEKINATGHAVLQYVGGKISPEMETPKILWLKENRPKIYQQARHFFDLADYLTWRSTGDLARSVCTVTCKWTYLAHEKRWDAGYFRQIGLEELADEDFVRIGQRIVDPGTPCEGGLCATAADEMGLPVGTPVAVGMIDAHAGGIGTVGVLNGAVNNMAYVFGTSSCTMTTTQDAVFVPGVWGPYYSAMVPGFWLSEGGQSAAGAAIDQLLSFHPAAAEAKALAKEAGVPLPVYLADKVLAQVDNPSEAVKLAAGLHVVPEFLGNRAPLADPNAKAIIAGLGMERDLENLIALYVAGLCGIGYGLRQIIDAQKNCGIDSENIVISGGAGQHPLVRQLLADACGINVVSTESSEPVLLGSAILGAVAGNIASSLPEAMKQFTRVDKTYRCEEQFSADHQRRYEAYKTLQHTARLIRE is encoded by the coding sequence ATGCAAAGCAATACTCAAAACATTATTGGCGTGGATGTCGGTTCGGGCAGCGTTCGCGCGGGCGTATTCAATCTGCAGGGCGAGCTTCTCGCCCACGCCACCCGAGAAATCACCCTGTTCCGCAGCGCCGGAAGCGTGGTTGAACAGTCGAGCCGCGAGATCTGGCAGGCGGTGTGTTACTGCATCAAAACAGCGGTGACCAGCGCCGGTGTAGCACCGTCGTCGATTGCCGGTATCGGCTTCGATGCCACCTGCTCGCTAGTAGTGATTGGTGAAAATAACGCACCGCTGGCGGTTGGCCCTTCGGAAGATCCTGACCGCAATATTATTGTCTGGATGGATCACCGCGCCACCGGGCAAGCAGAAAAAATTAACGCCACGGGCCACGCGGTGCTGCAATACGTCGGCGGTAAAATCTCGCCGGAGATGGAAACGCCGAAAATTTTGTGGCTGAAGGAGAACCGTCCAAAAATCTATCAACAGGCGCGCCACTTCTTCGACCTCGCTGATTATCTCACCTGGCGCTCAACGGGCGATTTGGCCCGCTCGGTGTGTACCGTGACCTGTAAATGGACCTATCTTGCGCATGAAAAACGCTGGGATGCCGGGTACTTCCGCCAGATTGGCCTTGAAGAACTGGCGGATGAAGATTTTGTTCGTATCGGCCAGCGTATCGTCGATCCGGGAACGCCCTGCGAGGGCGGTCTGTGCGCAACAGCGGCAGATGAGATGGGCCTGCCCGTCGGCACGCCGGTGGCGGTCGGCATGATTGACGCCCATGCGGGCGGGATTGGTACCGTTGGCGTGCTTAACGGCGCAGTCAACAATATGGCCTACGTGTTCGGCACGTCCTCCTGCACCATGACCACCACCCAGGATGCCGTCTTTGTGCCCGGCGTTTGGGGGCCTTACTATTCCGCCATGGTGCCAGGGTTCTGGCTTAGCGAAGGTGGCCAGAGCGCAGCGGGTGCGGCTATCGACCAGTTATTGAGCTTCCATCCCGCCGCGGCAGAGGCTAAAGCGCTGGCAAAAGAAGCCGGTGTTCCGCTACCGGTGTATCTTGCCGACAAGGTGCTGGCGCAGGTGGATAATCCTTCCGAAGCAGTCAAGCTCGCTGCCGGTCTGCACGTGGTACCGGAGTTTTTAGGCAACCGCGCGCCGCTGGCGGACCCGAACGCGAAAGCGATTATCGCCGGACTGGGCATGGAGCGGGATCTGGAAAACCTGATTGCGCTGTACGTCGCGGGATTGTGCGGTATCGGCTACGGTCTGCGGCAGATTATCGATGCGCAGAAAAATTGCGGGATTGATAGCGAAAATATCGTCATCAGCGGCGGCGCAGGTCAACATCCGTTAGTTCGCCAGCTGCTGGCAGATGCTTGCGGCATTAACGTGGTTAGTACCGAGTCCAGCGAACCGGTGCTGTTAGGTTCGGCAATTCTCGGTGCCGTAGCGGGTAACATTGCCTCTTCGCTGCCGGAAGCGATGAAGCAGTTTACCCGTGTAGATAAAACTTACCGCTGCGAAGAGCAATTTAGCGCCGATCATCAGCGTCGTTACGAAGCGTACAAAACGCTCCAGCACACGGCACGACTGATTCGCGAATAA
- a CDS encoding SDR family oxidoreductase, with amino-acid sequence MNHSVSSMNTSLNGKVAAITGAASGIGLECAKTLLGAGAKVVLIDREGEKLNKIVAELGENAFALQVDLMQADQVDNILQGILKLTGRLDIFHANAGAYIGGPVAEGDPDVWDRVLHLNTNAAFRCVRSVLPHLIAQKSGDIIFTSSIAGVVPVIWEPIYTASKFAVQAFVHTTRRQVSQYGVRVGAVLPGPVVTALLDDWPKAKMDEALANGSLMQPIEVAESVLFMVTRSKNVTVRDIVILPNSVDL; translated from the coding sequence ATGAACCACTCTGTCTCCTCTATGAATACTTCCCTCAACGGTAAAGTTGCCGCCATCACCGGCGCGGCATCAGGTATCGGCCTCGAATGCGCTAAAACCCTGCTGGGGGCTGGCGCAAAGGTCGTGCTTATCGACCGTGAAGGTGAAAAGCTCAATAAAATTGTCGCCGAGCTGGGCGAAAACGCCTTCGCCCTACAGGTTGATCTGATGCAAGCGGACCAGGTCGATAATATCCTGCAAGGTATTTTAAAGCTGACCGGGCGTCTCGATATTTTCCATGCTAACGCCGGAGCCTACATCGGCGGGCCGGTTGCGGAAGGCGACCCGGACGTGTGGGATCGCGTACTGCACCTCAACACTAATGCCGCTTTCCGCTGCGTGCGTAGCGTCCTCCCGCATCTGATTGCGCAAAAATCCGGGGATATTATTTTCACCAGCTCTATTGCTGGCGTGGTGCCGGTTATCTGGGAACCTATCTATACCGCGTCGAAATTTGCCGTCCAGGCGTTTGTCCACACCACCCGTCGCCAGGTTTCCCAGTACGGCGTCCGCGTGGGTGCCGTGCTGCCAGGACCGGTGGTAACCGCCCTGCTGGACGACTGGCCAAAAGCCAAAATGGACGAAGCGCTGGCCAACGGCAGCCTGATGCAGCCGATCGAAGTGGCCGAGTCGGTGCTGTTTATGGTGACCCGCTCGAAAAACGTTACCGTTCGCGACATTGTTATCCTGCCTAACAGCGTGGATCTCTAA
- a CDS encoding LacI family DNA-binding transcriptional regulator translates to MKKITIYDLAELSGVSASAVSAILNGNWKKRRISAKLAEKVTRIAEEQGYAINRQASMLRSKKSHVIGMIIPKYDNRYFGSVAELFEEMARERGLLPIITCTRRSPELEIEAVKAMLSWQVDWVVATGATNPDKITALCQQAGVPTVNLDLPGSIAPSVISDNYGGAKALTHKILANSVRRRGELAPLTFIGGRSSDHNTSERLRGFHDAHRELGLNVPQANILAPGYSKGKVEACLQERFGSTDIPLQGLFVNSTISLEGVVRWLSQAGLTGSGQPPMGCFDWDPFVYMLGHDIDMVQQDVPAMLEAVFSIIDSGDTNQQRIEIPPLLMSSC, encoded by the coding sequence ATGAAGAAAATCACGATTTACGACCTGGCGGAGCTATCCGGCGTGTCGGCGAGCGCGGTAAGCGCCATCCTTAACGGTAACTGGAAAAAGCGCCGCATCAGCGCAAAGCTTGCCGAAAAGGTAACGCGGATTGCCGAAGAGCAGGGCTATGCAATTAACCGCCAGGCCAGCATGCTGCGCAGTAAAAAATCGCACGTCATCGGCATGATTATCCCCAAATACGATAACCGCTATTTCGGGTCGGTCGCCGAGCTTTTTGAAGAGATGGCCCGCGAGCGCGGCCTGCTGCCGATTATTACCTGCACCCGTCGTAGCCCGGAACTGGAAATTGAAGCGGTAAAAGCGATGCTCTCCTGGCAGGTGGATTGGGTGGTAGCGACCGGGGCGACCAACCCGGACAAAATTACCGCTTTATGTCAGCAGGCGGGGGTGCCAACCGTCAACCTTGACCTGCCTGGGTCTATCGCGCCCTCGGTGATTTCGGATAACTACGGTGGCGCGAAAGCGCTGACCCACAAGATCCTGGCTAACAGCGTCCGCCGGCGGGGGGAGCTGGCGCCGCTGACCTTTATCGGTGGGCGTAGTAGCGACCATAACACCAGCGAGCGTTTACGCGGTTTTCACGATGCGCACCGCGAGCTGGGGCTGAACGTGCCGCAGGCGAATATTCTTGCTCCCGGTTATTCAAAGGGAAAAGTCGAGGCCTGCCTGCAAGAGCGGTTTGGCTCGACTGATATTCCTTTGCAGGGGCTGTTCGTCAACTCGACTATTTCGCTGGAAGGGGTGGTGCGATGGTTGTCGCAGGCGGGGCTCACCGGTAGCGGTCAGCCGCCAATGGGCTGCTTTGACTGGGACCCGTTTGTCTACATGTTGGGGCACGATATCGATATGGTGCAGCAGGACGTACCGGCGATGCTGGAGGCGGTATTTAGCATTATCGATTCTGGCGATACCAACCAGCAGCGGATTGAGATCCCGCCGCTGTTGATGAGCAGTTGCTGA
- a CDS encoding sugar-binding transcriptional regulator: MSKEDDIRLDQKVRAAWMYYIAGQNQSEIASQLGTSRPVVQRLIAAAKEEGIVSISLHHPVANCLDYAQLLQEKYQLIECNIVPAFSEESTLDSVSFGCYQLMARYLQDDKEKIIGLGSGLTLKKTLQRIDFDSLNTRCVALISAMDADGQCNYYDDVPLLLTSKIKAKYYQWPAPRYAQTQEEYDMWCTSRLFRSVCDVARQADVIFVGIGPLGTQSPIFKDGFINQAQMDEVTAQGGIGEIMGRFIDAEGGVVDSEINRMITSYDIRQNQCPRIAVACGEYKRPAILAALKGGWINGLVTDEHTARWLLTR, encoded by the coding sequence ATGAGTAAAGAAGATGATATCCGGCTGGATCAGAAGGTCCGCGCCGCATGGATGTACTACATCGCCGGACAAAACCAGAGCGAAATCGCCAGTCAGCTTGGTACTTCAAGGCCAGTGGTGCAGCGGTTGATTGCGGCGGCAAAAGAAGAAGGGATTGTATCGATTAGTTTGCACCATCCGGTAGCAAATTGCCTCGATTACGCGCAATTACTGCAGGAAAAGTACCAACTTATCGAATGCAATATCGTGCCCGCCTTTAGCGAAGAAAGTACGCTGGATAGCGTGTCATTTGGCTGCTACCAGCTGATGGCTCGCTATTTACAGGATGATAAAGAGAAAATCATCGGCCTGGGTTCCGGCCTGACCCTGAAAAAAACGCTACAGCGCATCGACTTCGATAGCTTAAATACCCGCTGCGTCGCGCTCATCAGCGCCATGGACGCCGATGGTCAATGTAACTATTACGATGACGTCCCTCTGCTGCTGACCAGCAAAATTAAGGCGAAGTACTATCAGTGGCCCGCGCCGCGCTATGCGCAGACCCAGGAGGAGTACGATATGTGGTGCACCAGCCGACTGTTCCGCAGCGTTTGTGACGTCGCCCGCCAGGCAGACGTTATTTTTGTGGGGATTGGACCATTAGGTACGCAAAGCCCGATATTTAAAGATGGCTTTATCAATCAGGCGCAGATGGATGAGGTGACCGCGCAAGGCGGGATCGGCGAGATCATGGGGCGCTTTATCGATGCCGAAGGCGGTGTGGTCGACAGCGAAATCAACAGAATGATCACCAGCTACGATATCCGCCAGAACCAGTGTCCACGTATCGCGGTGGCGTGTGGCGAATACAAACGCCCGGCTATCCTGGCGGCGCTTAAGGGCGGCTGGATCAACGGCCTGGTGACCGATGAACACACCGCCCGCTGGCTGCTGACGCGCTAA
- the dalD gene encoding D-arabinitol 4-dehydrogenase, producing MNNQFTWLHIGLGSFHRAHQAWYLHRLIASGDKRWHIAAGNIRNDAEQVVQALTAQGGRYVLETVSPEGEREYEEITSIQKLLPWQAGLQPLINEGANPQTKVIAFTVTEGGYYLNTSHKLETNNPDLIADLKGDCKTIYGTIARILEKRMADNAGPLTLLNCDNVRHNGERFHDGMVEFLQLTGKQAVIDWMAANTTCPNTMVDRITPRPAADLPARIKAQTGIDDKAPVMGETFIQWVVENNFRDERPNLEAVGVEMVESVIPYEEAKIRILNSSHSCIAWAGTLIGQQYIHESTLTDFIYAIADRYVTEDVIPCLGDNGIDLPTYRDVVLKRFTNPYIQDTNQRVAADGFSKIPAMIAPTLQECYQRGVRPEATAMLPALFFVFMEQWHKGTLPYQYQDGILDAQAVHEMFEASDPVALYARDKALFGALADNADFLALMREKVAAVYSLIK from the coding sequence ATGAACAATCAATTCACATGGCTTCACATTGGTCTGGGTTCTTTTCATCGCGCACATCAGGCGTGGTATCTGCATCGTCTGATTGCCTCCGGGGATAAGCGCTGGCACATCGCGGCGGGGAATATTCGCAACGATGCTGAGCAGGTCGTTCAGGCTCTGACGGCGCAGGGTGGGCGCTACGTGCTGGAAACCGTGAGCCCGGAAGGGGAGCGCGAATATGAAGAAATCACCTCCATTCAAAAACTGTTGCCGTGGCAGGCCGGGTTGCAGCCGCTGATTAACGAAGGGGCAAATCCGCAGACTAAAGTTATCGCCTTCACCGTGACGGAAGGGGGGTATTACCTGAACACCAGCCATAAACTGGAAACCAACAACCCCGATTTAATCGCCGACCTTAAGGGCGATTGCAAAACCATTTACGGCACCATCGCGCGGATTCTGGAAAAACGCATGGCGGACAACGCCGGACCTCTCACTCTGCTGAACTGCGATAATGTGCGCCACAACGGCGAGCGTTTCCACGATGGTATGGTTGAGTTTCTGCAGCTCACCGGCAAACAGGCGGTGATCGACTGGATGGCCGCTAATACTACCTGCCCGAACACCATGGTGGACCGCATCACTCCGCGTCCGGCGGCGGATCTGCCTGCGCGCATCAAAGCGCAAACCGGTATTGATGATAAAGCGCCGGTGATGGGCGAGACCTTTATCCAGTGGGTGGTGGAAAACAACTTCCGCGATGAACGCCCGAACCTGGAAGCGGTTGGCGTGGAGATGGTTGAGTCGGTTATCCCTTATGAAGAGGCGAAAATCCGCATTCTGAACTCTTCGCATAGCTGCATTGCATGGGCAGGAACGTTAATCGGCCAGCAGTATATTCATGAAAGCACGCTGACCGATTTTATCTATGCCATTGCTGATCGCTACGTCACGGAAGATGTGATCCCATGTCTCGGCGATAACGGCATTGATTTACCGACCTATCGCGATGTGGTGCTCAAGCGCTTTACCAACCCGTACATCCAGGACACTAACCAGCGCGTCGCTGCCGATGGCTTCTCGAAAATTCCGGCAATGATCGCACCAACTCTGCAGGAGTGCTACCAGCGCGGCGTCCGCCCGGAAGCGACCGCCATGCTGCCCGCGCTGTTCTTCGTCTTTATGGAGCAGTGGCACAAGGGAACCCTGCCGTATCAGTACCAGGACGGCATCCTCGACGCTCAGGCGGTGCATGAAATGTTTGAAGCTAGCGATCCGGTAGCGCTTTACGCCCGCGATAAAGCCCTGTTTGGCGCACTGGCCGATAACGCTGACTTCCTGGCGCTGATGCGTGAGAAGGTCGCCGCAGTTTACTCGCTGATTAAATAA